Proteins encoded together in one Benincasa hispida cultivar B227 chromosome 1, ASM972705v1, whole genome shotgun sequence window:
- the LOC120085207 gene encoding heat shock 70 kDa protein 8 has translation MAEPIYTVASDSETTGEDKTTSTFPDIAVGIDIGTSQCSIAVWNGSQVELLKNTRNQKIMRSYVTFKDDTPSGGVSNELSHEFDMLSGAAIFNMKRLIGRVDTDPVVHASKSLPFLVQTLDIGVRPFVAALVNNVWRSTTPEEVLAIFIVELKMMAEYQLKRSIKNVVLTIPVSFSRFQLTRVERACAMAGLQVRLMPEPTAVALLYAQQQQQAVHESMGSGSEKIALIFNMGAGYCDVAVSAIGGGVSQIRALAGSPIGGEDLLQNTMKYLLPNSESIFSHRGIDEIRRMGLLRVATQDAIHKLSFQSSVQIDVNLGNGSKLCKVLSREEFEMVNSKVFEKCENLVKQCLHDARVRIEDLSDVVVVGGCSYIPKIRNLLMEICKNKALYEGMDPLEAAVSGAALEGAIASGIGDPFGSLDLLSIQATPLAIGIRADGNSFIPIIPKNTTMPARKELVFTTVRDNQSEALIVVYEGEETRAEENHLLGYVKIIGIPPAPKGVPEITICMDIDSSNMLRVLAGATLPGSQHPATPYMEVKMPTVDDGHGWCAEALHGKYGPTMELVSLRKKS, from the coding sequence ATGGCTGAACCAATATACACTGTAGCTTCTGATAGTGAAACTACTGGGGAAGATAAGACAACATCAACTTTTCCGGATATTGCAGTTGGAATTGATATTGGTACTTCACAATGTAGTATTGCTGTTTGGAATGGATCTCAGGTAGAGCTTCTTAAGAACACTAGAAATCAGAAAATTATGAGATCGTATGTCACCTTCAAGGATGACACTCCTTCTGGAGGAGTTAGTAATGAGCTAAGCCATGAGTTTGACATGCTCTCTGGTGCTGCAATTTTCAATATGAAACGCTTGATTGGAAGAGTTGACACCGACCCGGTTGTTCATGCAAGCAAGAGCCTTCCTTTTTTAGTGCAAACATTGGACATTGGTGTTCGTCCATTTGTTGCGGCTTTGGTGAATAATGTATGGAGATCCACCACTCCTGAAGAAGTTCTGGCGATCTTTATCGTTGAACTGAAAATGATGGCTGAATATCAACTAAAGCGATCAATTAAAAATGTCGTTTTGACAATTCCAGTTTCATTCAGCCGATTCCAGCTTACTCGGGTGGAACGAGCTTGTGCAATGGCTGGGCTTCAAGTTAGATTGATGCCTGAACCAACAGCAGTAGCTTTATTATATGCTCAACAACAGCAGCAGGCTGTACATGAGAGCATGGGCAGTGGAAGTGAAAAAATTGCCCTTATTTTCAACATGGGAGCTGGGTATTGTGATGTTGCTGTGTCAGCGATAGGAGGGGGAGTGTCACAGATCAGAGCCCTGGCTGGAAGTCCTATAGGAGGTGAAGATCTACTTCAAAACACCATGAAGTATCTTTTGCCAAATTCTGAATCCATATTCTCACACCGTGGAATTGATGAGATCAGAAGGATGGGATTGCTCCGAGTTGCGACTCAAGATGCTATCCACAAGCTTTCATTCCAGTCTAGTGTTCAAATAGATGTCAACTTGGGAAATGGATCAAAGTTATGCAAGGTTCTAAGCCGAGAGGAGTTTGAGATGGTGAATAGCAAGGTGTTCGAAAAATGTGAGAACCTCGTAAAGCAATGCTTACATGATGCAAGGGTAAGGATTGAAGATTTGAGTGATGTAGTAGTAGTTGGTGGATGTTCATACATACCCAAGATCAGAAATCTTCTGATGGAAATATGTAAAAATAAGGCACTTTATGAAGGAATGGATCCTTTAGAAGCTGCTGTTTCTGGTGCAGCTTTAGAAGGTGCAATAGCATCAGGCATTGGCGATCCATTTGGCAGTTTAGACCTTCTTAGCATCCAAGCAACGCCTCTCGCCATTGGAATCCGAGCTGATGGAAACAGCTTCATTCCAATTATTCCCAAGAACACCACAATGCCAGCACGCAAGGAGTTGGTTTTCACAACTGTTCGAGACAATCAAAGTGAGGCCCTGATTGTTGTCTATGAAGGTGAAGAGACGAGAGCAGAGGAAAACCATCTGCTTGGCTATGTCAAGATCATTGGAATTCCGCCTGCACCTAAAGGAGTCCCTGAAATCACCATTTGTATGGACATCGACTCTTCAAATATGCTTAGGGTTCTAGCTGGGGCAACACTCCCAGGTTCTCAACACCCTGCAACTCCTTACATGGAAGTCAAGATGCCGACCGTCGACGATGGACATGGCTGGTGTGCAGAAGCTCTGCATGGAAAATATGGTCCCACCATGGAATTGGTTTCATTACGGAAGAAAAGCTAG